CTTCCTGGAGCGGCGCATCCGCCGGATGACGGCGCCGCGCGAGCGGCGGCCCTGGCTGCGCGCCGCCGGCTTCGGGGCGCTGGCGGGGGCGCTCGGCTTCGCGGCGTGCGAGACGCGCGGGCCCGTGGCGCCGGCCCCGGAGAGCGTGGAGCGCCTGTACGCCGCGCCCGGCGCGCCCGAGCCGGCCGCGCCCGAGCGCCTGGCCGTGCGCCAGGCGGTGGAGCGCTGGTTCCCCCAGGTGCTCCGGCGGGCGACAGAGGGCGGCGCCTTCCTCGTCTTCGAGGTGGACGAGCAGGGGCGCGTGACGGACCGCCACGCCGCCACGCGCGCCGGGCTGGACTCCATGGCGGCGATGTACCGCGCGGACCCCCGCTCGCCGGGAACGAGCATCCAGGTGACGCCGCAGGACCGGCAGATGGACATGGCACAGCTCCTGAGCGTGGACCTACTGGCCGCCCGCCCCGGCGTGCTGGGGCCCGGCGAGGTGACCGTCCTCTGGCAGCGGATGGGAGCGGTGAGCCGGGGCTGGGAGGTCACGATGGCCTCGTGGGGGAAGGCGCCGCTCGCCGGGGCGCCCGTGGACATGGAAGAGCTCAGGCGCCTGGCGCACGTCCACCTCCCGTCCGCGGCGCTCGGCGAGGGCGTGGACGGGCGGGTGGAGGTCGAGTTCACCGTGGGCGCGGACGGCGTGGCGCGGAACCTGGCGGTGCAGGGGAGCCCGCCCGCGGCGCTGGCCGAGGCCGCCCGCCGGGTGGTGGCGGAGGCGCGCTTCCACCCCGACCTGCGGGAAGGCCGCCCCGTGGAGTGCAGGGCGAGCGTGGGGATCAACTTCGCCGCGGTCGCCCGCCAGCCGGTGTGGCGCCGCGCCGGGTGGTCGCACCCGCTGCCGCCGCTGGAGCCGATCGCCGCGGCCGTCCGCCGGCACCACCCCGGGGCCGCGGAGCCGGAGTACTGGTTCGTAGTGGACGCCGCCGGCCGCGTGCTGCACACGGGCGCCGACCCCTACCCGGGCCCGCTGCCTACGGCCGACCCCGCGGGCCGCGCGCTGCGCTCGAACCGCTTCCCGACGCTGGACAACGCTACGATCGACTACGGCAGGGAGGCGCACGTGCGGGTGGAGGTCGACGGGCGCTTCACGACGGTCCTGTGGATCGTGCTGAAGAGCGAGGCCCAGCTCCGCGCCGACGCGAACCGCCCCGACTCGGTGGTCGTGGGCACCCTGGACGGCGCGAGGCCCTGACCGCGCCACGACCCGCGTGAGGGATGCGCGCCCGGAGGGCCGGGACACCGGCGCGCGGCGCGATAGCCGGAGAACCGTGACGAAGGTGGGCGCGCCGGGGGCCCGGCGCCGTTGGGCACGGCGGTATCGTGCCCTACGGCGCGCGCAGCCCGGCCCCCTTCAGGGGGACACGCCCGCAGAGCAGTTGCGGTTGTAGCAGTTGCGGTTCCCGAGACCGGAGCCATGCCGACGATGACCGACGACGACGAGGAGGGACGGGTGGAGATCAGCTTCACCGACCGCGAGCTGGACGTGATGGGGGTGCTGTGGGACCTGGGCTCCGCCACGGTGGCCGAGGTGCGCGAGCGCCTTTCCGACGAGCTGGCCTACACCACCGTGCTCACCGTGCTGCGCACGCTGGAGGAGAAGGGGCACGTGGGCCACGTCGAGGAGGGGAAGGCCTACCGCTACCACCCGCTGGTGGCCCGGCGGGACGCGGGCACGAGCGTGCTGCGGCGCATCACCCGCAAGCTGTTCAAGGACTCGCCCGAGCTGCTGCTGACGCACCTGGTGTCGGACCGGGCCTTGAGCGACGAGGAGCTGGAGCGCATGCGCCGGCTGCTGGACGAGCGACTCAAGGAGGGGGGCCGATGACCGCGCACTGGATGCTCTACTGCGCCGCCGTGGCCGTGCTGCTGGGGCTGGGCGCCCTGGCGGCGGAGCGGGCGCTGGCGGCGTTCGGCCGGCCCACGCGCTGGGCCTGGGCCGCCGCGCTCTTCCTCTCGCTCGCCGTCCCCGCCGCCGCGCGCCTCTTCCCCCGCCAGGCGCCGCCCGCGCCGGCCGCTCCCAAGGTGGCGGCCGCGAGCGCCGGGCCGGCCGCCGCCGCCGGGGGGACGGCGGTCCCGCTCGAGCTCCCCGCGCGGCTGGACCTGGCCGCGCTCGACCGGCCGCTGCTCGTGGGCTGGGGGACGGCGTCGGGGCTGGCGCTGCTGGCGCTGGCGGCGATGGCGGCGGTGCTGGAGCGGCGGCGGCGGCGCTGGCGGCCGGCGCGCGTCTCCGGCGAGCCCGTGCTGGTCTCTCCCGACACCGGGCCGGCGGTGGTCGGGCTGTTCCGGAGCCGCATCGTCTTCCCCGAGTGGGCGTACGCGGCGGGCGAGGAGGTGCGCGCCCTGATGCTGGAGCACGAGCGCGAGCACGTGCGCGCCCGCGACCCGCTGCTGCTGGCCGGCGCGCTGGCCGTGGCGGCCCTGCTGCCGTGGAGCCCGGCCGTGTGGTGGCAGCTGCGGCGCCTGCGGCTGTCGGTGGAAGTGGACTGCGACGCCCGCGTGCTGCGCCGGCGGTCCGACCTGCGCGCGTACGGCGCGCTGCTCCTGGAGGTGGGGCGCCGCGCGGGCCGGTCC
The genomic region above belongs to Longimicrobium sp. and contains:
- a CDS encoding M56 family metallopeptidase — encoded protein: MMIAQWMLYGVAVALLLGLGALALERALAAYQLPTRWAWAAALLLSLAVPAAARLLAPEAAPVRTATPVVRTTADPSPADQAPSPAPPPAEAPAPAPSRPRLGLPSLALPQPDLSALDRPLLLAWGASSAVALLALAGLAAVLERRRRGWRTAHVSGVTVLVSPDTGPAVVGLFRSRIVFPEWAYAAEGEVRALMLEHEREHVRARDPLLLAAALALVALAPWSPALWWQLRRLRLAIEFDCDARVLRRRGDVRAYGALLLEVGRRAAGRRLALAAFSEPASFLERRIRRMTAPRERRPWLRAAGFGALAGALGFAACETRGPVAPAPESVERLYAAPGAPEPAAPERLAVRQAVERWFPQVLRRATEGGAFLVFEVDEQGRVTDRHAATRAGLDSMAAMYRADPRSPGTSIQVTPQDRQMDMAQLLSVDLLAARPGVLGPGEVTVLWQRMGAVSRGWEVTMASWGKAPLAGAPVDMEELRRLAHVHLPSAALGEGVDGRVEVEFTVGADGVARNLAVQGSPPAALAEAARRVVAEARFHPDLREGRPVECRASVGINFAAVARQPVWRRAGWSHPLPPLEPIAAAVRRHHPGAAEPEYWFVVDAAGRVLHTGADPYPGPLPTADPAGRALRSNRFPTLDNATIDYGREAHVRVEVDGRFTTVLWIVLKSEAQLRADANRPDSVVVGTLDGARP
- a CDS encoding BlaI/MecI/CopY family transcriptional regulator, with translation MPTMTDDDEEGRVEISFTDRELDVMGVLWDLGSATVAEVRERLSDELAYTTVLTVLRTLEEKGHVGHVEEGKAYRYHPLVARRDAGTSVLRRITRKLFKDSPELLLTHLVSDRALSDEELERMRRLLDERLKEGGR
- a CDS encoding M56 family metallopeptidase — protein: MTAHWMLYCAAVAVLLGLGALAAERALAAFGRPTRWAWAAALFLSLAVPAAARLFPRQAPPAPAAPKVAAASAGPAAAAGGTAVPLELPARLDLAALDRPLLVGWGTASGLALLALAAMAAVLERRRRRWRPARVSGEPVLVSPDTGPAVVGLFRSRIVFPEWAYAAGEEVRALMLEHEREHVRARDPLLLAGALAVAALLPWSPAVWWQLRRLRLSVEVDCDARVLRRRSDLRAYGALLLEVGRRAGRSRLALAAFSEPTSFLERRIHAMTAPRVRQPWLRAAGFGAAAAALLAAACEAPGPLQPAPADAERVYSAPGAAAGVQPAALTPREAIARFYPDVLTKGADGGARLLFVLSPAGEVVRHELQPGAVELREGRAGARMQLRSRRY